GAATGGCCCGCCTCCAGATCGGCGGCGATCGAGCGCAGCAGGGTCGGCGCTTTCATGCTGCATAACAAATGGCCAAAGAAGCGCTGCTTGGCGCTTTCGAAGGCCGAGCGGGCGGCGGATTTCGCCTGCCTGTTCAGCGTGCCGGAGCCGCCTTCGCCGCCGCCGGTGATGTTGGCGGCCTGCATCGCCGCATCCAGATTGTTATGGATGATGGCGAAGGCGGCGGCATAGGCGTCGTAGATGCGGACCTGCTGGGGCGTCAGCTCATGCTCGACCAGCTCGTATTCGACGCCGGCGAAGGAGAGCGAGCGGGCGGTGTAGAGGCCGAGGGCGCGCAGGTCGCGGGCAAGCACCTCCATCGCCGCCACGCCGCCGGCCTCGATCGCCTCGACGAACTCCGCGCGCGTGGCGAAGGGGAAATCCTCGCCGCCCCACAGGCCGAGCCGCTGCGCATAGGCGAGATTGTGGACGGTGGTCGCGCCGGTGGCGGAGACATAGACGATGCGCGCGTTCGGCAGCGCATGCTGGAGGCGCAGCCCGGCGCGACCCTGCTGCGAGGCGGCAACGTCACCGCGTTCTCCCTTGCCGCCAGCGGCGTTCTGCATCTGGTGCGCCTCGTCGAAAATGATCACTCCATCGGCGTCGGAGCCAAACCATTCGACGATTTGCCGGACGCGCGAAACCCTCTCTCCGCGGTCGTCGGAGCGCAGCGTGGCATAGGTTAGAAATAGGATGCCCTCGTTCAGCGTGATCGGCTTGCCCTGCGGGAACCGCGACAGCGGCGTGACCAGCAGGCGCTCCATGCCGAGCGCGCCCCAATCGCGCTGCGCGTCCTCGATCAGCTTGTCGGACTTCGATATCCAGACCGCCTTGCGCCTTCCTTGCAGCCAGTTGTCGAGGATGATCGCGGCCGACTCGCGTCCCTTGCCGACGCCGGTGCCGTCGCCGATCATGAAGCCCTGGCGGAGGCGGACGGCGCCGCTGGCGTCCTCGGCCGCGGCGCTCAGCTTGTCGAAGGTGTCGTCGACCGTCCATGCGCCGGCGAGGAAGTCGGAATGCGCCTCGCCGGCATAGATCACCGTTTCGAGCTGCGCGTCCGACAGCAGGCCGAGCACGTCCGCCGGCAGCATCGGGCGATAGCTCGGCTTCGGCGGGGCGACGCTCGCCATCGACGTCGACTGGACGAGCTGGGTGGGATGCGCGCAAGCCCCGGAAATCCGGATGGTCTGGAGACCGTATTCCTCATAGATCGCATCCGACAGGCGACCGGCCTGGGCAGGCTTCCAGTCGACCGTCTCATAGGCGAGCGGAACGCCCTCCGGCTCGCGATGCGCCACAGCCGGCGCGGCCTTCGCCGCCCGGTTGATATAGGCGCGCACGGTCCGGGGCGCGGCGGTCGCGGCCATGGGCACGGCGATGGAAGGGTCGACCGGCGGGCGGGCCGGGAGATGCTCGGCCAGCCATCCGAGAAGCGTGGCGACGTCCGGCGCGACGCCGGGCGCGGTCGGGAACGCGGTCGGATCGTCCGCCGGCAGCTTGTCGATGACGGTGAGCCGCGTCGGGATGGTCGTGCCGTGCTTGGCATAGACCGACCCGTCGATCGCGGCGGAGAAGACGACGCGGCCGCGTTCCTGCAGACGGGCATAGGCCGAGGACCAGGCCGGTGCGTCCGGCGCGAAATTCGCCCCGGTGATCGCCACCAGCCGGCCGCCGGGCGCAAGGCGCGCCAGCGCCGAGGCGACATGGCGGAAGGCGGCGTCGGCCATGCGGCCCTCGACATTCGCCATCACCGAAAAAGGCGGGTTCATGAGAACGACGGTCGGAAGGAGAGCCCGGTCGAGGTGATCGTCGATCTGGGCCGCGTCGAAGCGCGTGACGGCAAGGGCCGGAAAGAGGTGGGAGAGAAGATCGGCGCGGGTGTCGGCCAGCTCGTTGAGCAGGAGCGAGCCGCCGGCGATCTCGGCCAGGATGGCGAGAAGCCCGGTTCCGGCCGAGGGCTCCAGCACGCGGTCGGCCGGCGTGATGGCTGCGGCGAACGAGGCTGCCAGGCCGAGCGGGATCGGGGTGGAGAACTGCTGGAAGGTCTGCGCCTCCTCGGAGCGGCGCGTATGCGTCGGCATCAGGCCGGCGATCTTGGAAAGCTGCGGCAGGACCGCGGCGGCGGAGCCGGCCTTGCGGAAAAGCGGCTTTCCGTATTTGCGCAGCATGAGGACGGTCGCGACCTCGCAGGCTTCGTAGGCGGTCTTCCAGTCCCAGGCGCCGGCAGTGTCGGAGCCGCCGAAGGCGGTTTCCATCGCGCCGCGCAGCATGGTGGCGTCGACGCGCTGGCCGCGTTCGAGGTCAGAAAGGAGGATCTGCGCGGCAACGACGATCGCCGAGGGCGTGGCGGACGCAGCGACGGGCGGAAGCGATGCGGCGACCTCGGCGGCCGCGGTTGCGGATATCATGTTCATGATGGGGAACCTCGGGAGAGCGGACGGAAACGAGCCGCGCAGCGCTCTCTCTCGACCGCACCGGCTCAAATCCGTCCCGGCCCCTCTCTTCCTCTCACAGCTTCCGCGAAATCGCCGAGAGCAGCCGTTCGCCGCCGGAGGTTTCCGGCCGTCACCTCGTTGAGACGACGGCTTTGATCTACAATTGAGCGGGCTGGATTTTGCGCCGGTTTGCTTGCGCAAATCCCGAAACAACCGCGATATTGGAAGGATTAAGCTCGTGAGGACATGGCTGCTTCCGCGTGCGCCGAGATTCTACTGGCTCATCATCCTGGCGTTCGCGGCATCGACGATCACGTCCGATTTGCCGGATTTCGGAGAGGGGCATTGGTCGACCTCGACCGCCTTCCGTGCCTGCATCATCGCGATCGCGCTTCTCCTCGCCGCCCTGTCGGAGTTCTGGGACATCGCGCCCGCGATCATCGTCAGCGCGGAGGCCCGCTACCAGAACCGGCAGGCGCAGGCGGTCTACACGATCCCCGTCGTTTTCGACACCGCACCGACCGTCGTGCCGAGGATGTCGCGACTGCGCGTGACGCGGACGGATGACCATCGGCCCGTCAGGCCGTGGACCTTGCGCTTCGACTATGCCGCCGAAGGACAGAAGGGCGAATGGTAGGACGGCCGCCCCCGCCGCGCCGAACGGGCCATCGCGAACACGACGAGAGCGCCCCGCCGTGAGGCGAGGCGCCCGGTCAAGTCAGTCGATCGCCGCGAAGATAGCCGAAGCTTCGGCATGTCCCTTCGAATAGGCTGCGAGGCGATGGTAGGCTTCCGCCAGATGGTCGGAATCGTGGCGCAGCGCGAGGTTCGAGAGGACGAAGAGGGTCGCGATGATGCCGGCGGCCTCGGCCGACACCTCGCCGCGAAACTCGGTGAGCCCGCTTTCGATCCGCATGGGCGATCGCGACGCGGGGGCGAGGAACAGCGGGCGGCCCCCATACTCGTAGAAATTCCAGAAGCCCCCGCGATAGTCATAGGGGCTGAGCCGCTCCATCACATGATAGACGGTGTTTTCCGCGATGATGAGGAGCCGCAGGCCGAACAGGGTCGGCAGGAAGGTTTCGCGGCAATCGTCCGCTACGATCGTTGCGGTCTGGCGGGCAGTGGCTTGAAGGGTCATGGCCTGGTTCTCCGGAGAGAGGAAGGAGACAGGTCCGGGCGGCGCTCTCTCTTCAACCGCCCCGAACCGTCCAGGCCCCGTCCCTTCTCTCCCTCGCTCACAGGCGCCAGAGGCCGCCGGCGATCTCCCGCACCAGCATGTCGCGCGCCTTCGCCATCACCTCGCGGCCGCAGGTCTCGGGGTGATCGAAGAAGCGCGCGGCCGGGCCGTTCTCGGTCCAGTCGGCGTAGTAGCAATAGGACCGATCCTGAAGCCGGAAGGCCGTCATGTCGGCGGCCCAATGCGGCTTCGGCTCGACGACGACGGTGACGCCATCGCGCGTTTCGGGCCAGGGCAGCGAGCGCTGCGAGGGCGGGCAACGAAGGTCCGCCGCCAGTATCTCGTCGACGGTGATCATGACGCGGCTCCCTCGCCCGACCTGGCGATGAAGCCGTCCGGATCGTCGGGATCGGGCGGCAGGTAGGCGTCGTAGGGATTGCCATCGGCCAGATGGCCGAAGGGCGTCATGACGAAATCGCCGTCCTCCGCGCGGCCGACGGCGCAAAGGACGTAACGGCGCTCGCCGGTGACGGCATCCAGGCACTCCATGAGTGCGAGATTGCCGTCGCCGGCGGCGCGGAGAAGCGTGTTGAAGTTGGTGCGGGCGTGATCGGGAATGGCCATGTCAGGCTCCTGAAACGAGAACGCCCGGCGCGATGGCCGGGCGATGGATGGGGATTGCGATCGGGGAGACGCAGGCGTCAGAGGCGGAAGCGCGCGACGAGGCGTTGCGCCTCGGCGTGGTGGCGCAGCATCTTGCGATAGAAGCGCTTGCGCGCGTCCCGCCTGTCGGGATCGCGCAGGGCGGAGCGGGACAGCTTGCGCCGCGC
The Shinella zoogloeoides DNA segment above includes these coding regions:
- a CDS encoding strawberry notch family protein — protein: MNMISATAAAEVAASLPPVAASATPSAIVVAAQILLSDLERGQRVDATMLRGAMETAFGGSDTAGAWDWKTAYEACEVATVLMLRKYGKPLFRKAGSAAAVLPQLSKIAGLMPTHTRRSEEAQTFQQFSTPIPLGLAASFAAAITPADRVLEPSAGTGLLAILAEIAGGSLLLNELADTRADLLSHLFPALAVTRFDAAQIDDHLDRALLPTVVLMNPPFSVMANVEGRMADAAFRHVASALARLAPGGRLVAITGANFAPDAPAWSSAYARLQERGRVVFSAAIDGSVYAKHGTTIPTRLTVIDKLPADDPTAFPTAPGVAPDVATLLGWLAEHLPARPPVDPSIAVPMAATAAPRTVRAYINRAAKAAPAVAHREPEGVPLAYETVDWKPAQAGRLSDAIYEEYGLQTIRISGACAHPTQLVQSTSMASVAPPKPSYRPMLPADVLGLLSDAQLETVIYAGEAHSDFLAGAWTVDDTFDKLSAAAEDASGAVRLRQGFMIGDGTGVGKGRESAAIILDNWLQGRRKAVWISKSDKLIEDAQRDWGALGMERLLVTPLSRFPQGKPITLNEGILFLTYATLRSDDRGERVSRVRQIVEWFGSDADGVIIFDEAHQMQNAAGGKGERGDVAASQQGRAGLRLQHALPNARIVYVSATGATTVHNLAYAQRLGLWGGEDFPFATRAEFVEAIEAGGVAAMEVLARDLRALGLYTARSLSFAGVEYELVEHELTPQQVRIYDAYAAAFAIIHNNLDAAMQAANITGGGEGGSGTLNRQAKSAARSAFESAKQRFFGHLLCSMKAPTLLRSIAADLEAGHSAVIQIVSTGEALMERRLAELPTEEWNDVRVDITPREYVLDYLAHSFPVQLYEPFTDSEGNLSSRPVYRDGLPVESREAVARRDALIAKLASLPPVPGALDQLVQHFGTDMVAEVTGRSRRIVRKPGGSVTVDRLVVETRAGAANLAETQAFMDDQKRVLVFSDAGGTGRSYHAEKSAKNTRLRVHYLLEAGWKADTAIQGLGRTHRTNQAQPPLFRPISTNVKAEKRFLSTIARRLDTLGAITRGQRQTGGQGLFRPEDNLESPYARDALRQLYFLLVRGKVEGCSLDRFEQATGLKLMDSNGLKDELPPITTFLNRLLALTIELQGVLFTAFEGLLTARIEGAIASGTYDAGLETLRAESFVVVDRQTIYTHPRTGAETSLLTINERRRNRPVTLDAALAELADPRAKLLVNERSGRAAVQIPASSVMLDDGEIDRRVRLIRPTEAHNIPIRLMGGTHWAEADRDAFASAWEAEIAEVPEFTDARLHMVTGLLLPIWKRLPNDSTRVYRLQTDDGERIIGRQVSPAWAATATTTGAASIAPDDAFAALMDGRTILDLAEGLQLRRVRVMGANRIELSGFDDTMRERLTAYGLFHEIISWKLRMFVPSDASGPDVLARVLDRWPVERIGEREAA
- a CDS encoding antirestriction protein, whose translation is MTLQATARQTATIVADDCRETFLPTLFGLRLLIIAENTVYHVMERLSPYDYRGGFWNFYEYGGRPLFLAPASRSPMRIESGLTEFRGEVSAEAAGIIATLFVLSNLALRHDSDHLAEAYHRLAAYSKGHAEASAIFAAID
- a CDS encoding DUF6117 family protein, with the translated sequence MAIPDHARTNFNTLLRAAGDGNLALMECLDAVTGERRYVLCAVGRAEDGDFVMTPFGHLADGNPYDAYLPPDPDDPDGFIARSGEGAAS